A stretch of Rhododendron vialii isolate Sample 1 chromosome 4a, ASM3025357v1 DNA encodes these proteins:
- the LOC131323863 gene encoding uncharacterized protein LOC131323863, whose product MRAITDPVFSKYLLRVGDREEPCNLNDEITIPPSMIIPPRQNIAVVEQLISFVFPDLKRYSVDAICMTQSTILAPRNDSVDEINELLMNRFPGKECIYTSIDETINPADQGLYVNFIHSICPPGMPAHQLVLKENCPVMMLRNLDPSKGLCNGTRLICQKLHKHVIMAEIVVGEHQGDIVFIPHISLQPTDAKLYPVQFTRRQFPIRLCFAMTINKAQGQTLDIVGVNLQEPVFSHGLLYVALSRDTAASKIKVVVDAYSDRDKTAALTKNIVYGEILNEAQSNWFRVNVVWINTCVNVIA is encoded by the exons ATGAGAGCTATAACAGATCCTGTATTTAGTAAGTATTTGTTGAGGGTGGGTGACAGAGAAGAACCATGCAATTTAAATGATGAAATAACAATTCCTCCATCAATGATTATCCCACCTAGGCAAAATATTGCGGTTGTGGAGCAACTTATAAGTTTTGTGTTCCCAGATTTAAAACGCTATTCTGTTGATGCAATATGTATGACGCAATCTACAATACTAGCACCTAGAAATGATTCCGTGGATGAGATAAATGAGTTGTTGATGAATAGATTTCCAGGAAAAGAGTGCATTTATACAAGCATTGATGAAACAATTAACCCAGCAGATCAAGGTCTATATGTCAATTTCATACACTCAATATGCCCTCCTGGCATGCCAGCGCACCAACTTGTGCTAAAGGAAAACTGCCCGGTAATGATGCTACGGAATTTGGATCCTTCCAAGGGGTTATGCAATGGAACCCGACTGATATGTCAGAAATTGCATAAGCATGTTATAATGGCAGAAATAGTTGTTGGAGAGCATCAAGGCGATATTGTATTTATACCTCATATCTCATTACAGCCAACCGATGCTAAGCTTTACCCTGTGCAATTCACCAGGCGTCAATTCCCAATAAGGCTATGTTTTGCTATGACGATAAACAAGGCTCAAGGACAGACGTTGGATATTGTTGGCGTTAATTTGCAGGAACCGGTGTTTTCGCATGGACTACTATATGTTGCTCTTTCCCGTGACACAGCAGCATCGAAAATAAAAGTCGTAGTAGATGCGTATAGTGATAGGGACAAAACTGCAGCATTGACTAAAAATATTGTGTATGGAGAGATACTAAATGAAGCGCAGTCAAA TTGGTTTAGAGTTAATGTTGTTTGGATTAATACTTGT GTTAACGTTATTGCGTGA